GACTGGACTAGCAGACCAAGGGCCGTGAAGGCGCAGGTTACAGGAGCCATCCAAGCAACACCGGCCCTGGCAAATTCCTGAGGGAGTTTCCCAGGAGGTCACCAGGATGACGAGCGACAATCGCAATCACGGTGGCGGCCACCACAGCGAACGTGGCTTTACGGTGAAGGATGACGAGCGACAGCGCGAGATCGCTTTAGAATGCGGACGCGCGGCCCACGAAAGCGGCAACGCTCACGAGTTCGCCGGCGAAGAAGCTCGTAAAGCGGGGCGGAAGGGCGGTGAAGCTTGCGGCGGCAACTAGGTTGGCAACAGCCAGCAGCCTGCCGAAGCCGGGCGTCAGAGTCACAAGAACGACTAAGGTGGGATTGCTCAGAAGGAGACAGGTGAGGTCCATAACGACGGGGGCGATAAAGCCCCCCTACTTCGCCTCATCCAGTAAACGCAGCATCCCCGAAGGGAGGCGACCACCTTCGAAAAAACGGACGCACGAGCGGGCGCAACGTTGGCACCGAGATCGGTTCGAGACCGGTCACTCGCACTCCTGAAGCACCTTTCCGGTGTCTCTCTTTTTGCGACGAGAAGACGCAGGCCACCGTGGCAGAAGAAGTGAGGCGAGATCTTAAAAGTTTTCGCCCTCGCCTTACACCCGCTGGTAACCCTACCTTGTCGCTGTGGGTAAGGCAGTGTATTCCAGAGATGTGCGATCCCAGTGGGCCAGTTCCGCTGCCGCTTCATAGGTGCTCTGCAAGAAGCTCAGGAGCGTTGCATCCGGGTCCGCCGCCGTGCGCACCGCTTCGTAGGGCAACACGAATTCGCCCAGCGCCGGGTGATAGGTAGCGGCTTCCGGACCTACCTGGGCCGTTTTGAATCCAGGCGGCTCTGGATAGGCATACGAGTAAAAAGCGGCTTCGCCCAGCCCTGTGCCGGGCCAGAACCCTGCGCTCGACAGCTCGTGGGAGTACGCCTCTTCCATCACCCAATCCGCACAGTGGGGAGCGCCGCCAGGATGCGTTGGGGCTGTTCGCCCAGAGAAGCGGGTCACTGCCAGATCAAACGCTCCCCAGAAAAAATGCACCGGGCTGACTTTGCCGCCGAATCTCGCCCGGAACACAGTGAACACCCGGTGGACACTCAGCATGGCCTGCCAGTAGCGCTCCACGGCTTCAGGGTGATAGGCCGCGTGCAGCCTATCTTCGGGGAAGAGCAAGATAGGATCAGGCAGCTCAACTGGGCTGGGCCAGATGGTGACGCTGAGGCCGAGTGCCTCCAGGGTTTCCATCAGTGTCTGATAG
This sequence is a window from Deinococcus humi. Protein-coding genes within it:
- a CDS encoding general stress protein, with translation MTSDNRNHGGGHHSERGFTVKDDERQREIALECGRAAHESGNAHEFAGEEARKAGRKGGEACGGN
- a CDS encoding DUF5996 family protein, with product MTTIHDPWPPLPLAPWQDTLETLHLWTQIVGKIRLALAPWTNHSWHVTLLPSARGLTTGLMHHPRGAFEIEFDFCRHRLLVVTATGEDRSFALEPMSVAAFYQTLMETLEALGLSVTIWPSPVELPDPILLFPEDRLHAAYHPEAVERYWQAMLSVHRVFTVFRARFGGKVSPVHFFWGAFDLAVTRFSGRTAPTHPGGAPHCADWVMEEAYSHELSSAGFWPGTGLGEAAFYSYAYPEPPGFKTAQVGPEAATYHPALGEFVLPYEAVRTAADPDATLLSFLQSTYEAAAELAHWDRTSLEYTALPTATR